One part of the Kryptolebias marmoratus isolate JLee-2015 linkage group LG13, ASM164957v2, whole genome shotgun sequence genome encodes these proteins:
- the rabep1 gene encoding rab GTPase-binding effector protein 1 isoform X1 produces the protein MAEEASGSPPSSRHDELLQQRVAALEQERTEFIKLKQQLEAEFNQKRAKFKELYLSKEEELKRQKLALENSHTELSSVEAQLAQARAEIETIKAVATVSENTKQEAIDQVRSQWQEEVASLQAIMKDTVCEYEVQFHQRLEQERAQWNQYREAMERELGDLRRRLTEGQEEENLEDEMKKAQEDAEKLRSVVMPMEQEITALKAKLSTAEERVKELEASKVKELNHVLEAEKSCRTDLEMYVAVLNTQKSVLQEDAEKLRKELHDVCHKLELERQQHNQLKQTWQRANDQFLESQRLLMRDMQRIESVLSSEQLRQVEEMKKKDQEEDEKERLSQVKDLQEDDGGDNTEPLEDFLRLSIEEPHTNHSAHGSMHSLDADVVAGGPTDTYKDNLRRVQSTDSLGSSLSSQQGLGGHNHKAKSASNLDESDFGPLVGADCGATDTSFGETSSISSIKLTASHFLLTKDQEKAIKAMTPEQEETASLLSSISHAPDSAYLPPAGYRLVSDTEWNLLQQEVKNAGRKLGRRCDMCSNYEKQLQAIQGQEAETRDQVKKLQVMLRQANDQLERTMTEKQNLEESVKAGNEETAAKVSGLMQRVQESETLLSTLQQAFGEAKRNTQEQMAVLVKSREQVADELSRLQRDNESLQGKHRLHVELQQQEDFQMPNAVQELQGLVLQLRDDTVALRTSADHVEEKLKAEILFLKEQIQAEQCLKENLEDTLQLEIEGCKEEIDILEASFSSLKTELERIKAEKEQLQSSLAEKTETLASIQSLKTSLEQQLKEVTSAKGALESQVLDEKDKAQRLQTELDVSEHVQKDFVKLSQTLQVQLERIRQAESLDRIKAILNDTNLTDINQLPDT, from the exons aggagctgaagaggcagaaatTGGCGCTGGAGAACTCCCATACCGAGCTGAGCTCGGTTGAGGCCCAGCTGGCTCAGGCCCGGGCCGAGATCGAGACCATCAAAGCCGTGGCGACTGTGTCGGAAAACACCAAGCAGGAGGCGATCGACCAGGTCCGCAGCCAGTGGCAGGAGGAAGTGGCTTCTCTGCAGGCCATCATGAAAG ACACGGTGTGCGAATATGAGGTCCAGTTCCACCAGCGCCTGGAGCAGGAGCGAGCCCAGTGGAACCAGTACCGAGAGGCCATGGAGCGGGAGCTGGGAGACCTGAGGCGGCGCCTCACTGAgggtcaggaggaggagaacctggaggacGAGATGAAGAAA GCTCAGGAGGACGCGGAGAAGCTCCGCTCGGTGGTCATGCCcatggagcaggagatcacCGCCCTGAAGGCGAAGCTGAGCACCGCCGAGGAGAGGgtgaaggagctggaggcctCGAAG gtgAAGGAGCTGAATCACGTCCTGGAGGCTGAGAAGTCGTGTCGTACGGACCTGGAGATGTACGTGGCTGTGCTGAACACCCAGAAGTCCGTCCTGCAGGAAGACGCTGAGAAACTACGGAAAGAGCTTCATGATG TCTGCCACAAGTTGGAGCTGGAGCGGCAGCAGCACAACCAGCTGAAACAGACGTGGCAGCGAGCCAACGACCAGTTCCTGGAGTCCCAGCGCCTCCTCATGAGGGACATGCAGAGGATAGAGAGCGTCCTGTCCTCCGAGCAGCTCCGCCaggtggaggagatgaagaagaaaGACCAG GAGGAGGACGAGAAGGAGCGTCTGAGCCAGGTGAAGGACCTGCAGGAGGACGACGGCGGAGACAACACCGAGCCTCTGGAGGACTTCCTCCGGCTGAGCATCGAGGAG cCTCACACCAACCACAGCGCCCACGGTTCAATGCACTCGTTAGACGCTGACGTCGTGGCCGGGGGCCCCACGGACACCTACAAGGACAACCTGCGGAGGGTCCAGTCCACGGACAGCCTCGGCTCGTCGCTGTCTTCCCAGCAGGGCCTCGGCGGTCACAACCACAAGGCCAAGTCGGCCAGCAACCTGGACGAGTCGGACTTTGGGCCCCTGGTCGGGGCCGACTGCGGGGCGACGGACACTAGTTTTGGTGAGACTTCGTCCATCAGCTCCATCAAGCTGACGGCGAGTCACTTCCTGCTGACTAAAGACCAGGAGAAGGCGATCAAAGCCATGACGCCGGAGCAGGAGGAGACGGCGTCGCTGCTGTCCAGCATCTCTCACGCTCCGGACAGCGCTTACTTACCGCCTGCAGGCTACCGGCTCGTCAGCGACACCGAGTGGAACCTGCTGCAGCAAGAG GTGAAAAATGCGGGCAGGAAGCTTGGCCGGCGCTGCGACATGTGCTCGAACTACGAGAAGCAGCTGCAGGCCATTCAGGGACAGGAGGCCGAGACGCGAGACCAG GTGAAGAAGCTGCAGGTCATGCTGCGTCAGGCCAACGATCAGCTGGAGAGGACGATGACGGAGAAACAGAATCTGGAAGAATCGGTGAAAGCAGGGAACGAGGAAACCGCCGCTAAG GTGTCGGGCCTCATGCAGAGAGTCCAGGAATCAGAAACGCTGCTCAGCACACTACAGCAGGCCTTCGGCGAGGCTAAAAGGAACACGCAGGAGCAGATG GCGGTGCTGGTGAAGTCCAGAGAGCAGGTGGCAGACGAGCTCAGTCGACTGCAGAGAGACAACGAGAGCCTGCAGGGGAAACACCGGCTGCACGTGGAGCTTCAGCAGCAAGAGGACTTCCAGATGCCCAACGCTGTGCAG GAGCTGCAGGGCCTGGTGCTGCAGCTGCGCGACGACACGGTGGCGCTGCGGACGTCGGCGGATCACGtggaggagaagctgaaggCCGAGATCCTGTTCCTGAAGGAGCAGATCCAGGCGGAGCAGTGCCTGAAGGAGAACCTGGAGGACACGCTGCAGCTGGAGATCGAGGGCTGTAAGGAGGAAATCG ACATCCTGGAAG CGTCCTTCTCCAGTCTGAAGACGGAGCTAGagagaataaaagcagaaaaggagCAG ctgcagAGCAGTTTAGCTGAGAAGACGGAGACTCTGGCGAGCATCCAGAGCCTGAAGACGAGCCTAGAGCAGCAGCTTAAAGAGGTCACCAGTGCGAAG GGCGCGCTGGAAAGCCAGGTCCTCGATGAGAAGGACAAAGCCCAGCGGCTGCAGACGGAGCTGGACGTCAGCGAGCACGTTCAGAAGGACTTCGTCAAACTCTCTCAGACTCTTCAG GTACAGCTGGAGCGAATACGACAGGCGGAGTCACTGGACCGGATCAAAGCGATCCTCAACGACACCAACCTGACTGACATCAACCAGCTTCCAGACACatga
- the rabep1 gene encoding rab GTPase-binding effector protein 1 isoform X2, translated as MAEEASGSPPSSRHDELLQQRVAALEQERTEFIKLKQQLEAEFNQKRAKFKELYLSKEEELKRQKLALENSHTELSSVEAQLAQARAEIETIKAVATVSENTKQEAIDQVRSQWQEEVASLQAIMKDTVCEYEVQFHQRLEQERAQWNQYREAMERELGDLRRRLTEGQEEENLEDEMKKAQEDAEKLRSVVMPMEQEITALKAKLSTAEERVKELEASKVKELNHVLEAEKSCRTDLEMYVAVLNTQKSVLQEDAEKLRKELHDVCHKLELERQQHNQLKQTWQRANDQFLESQRLLMRDMQRIESVLSSEQLRQVEEMKKKDQEEDEKERLSQVKDLQEDDGGDNTEPLEDFLRLSIEEPHTNHSAHGSMHSLDADVVAGGPTDTYKDNLRRVQSTDSLGSSLSSQQGLGGHNHKAKSASNLDESDFGPLVGADCGATDTSFGETSSISSIKLTASHFLLTKDQEKAIKAMTPEQEETASLLSSISHAPDSAYLPPAGYRLVSDTEWNLLQQEVKNAGRKLGRRCDMCSNYEKQLQAIQGQEAETRDQVKKLQVMLRQANDQLERTMTEKQNLEESVKAGNEETAAKVSGLMQRVQESETLLSTLQQAFGEAKRNTQEQMAVLVKSREQVADELSRLQRDNESLQGKHRLHVELQQQEDFQMPNAVQELQGLVLQLRDDTVALRTSADHVEEKLKAEILFLKEQIQAEQCLKENLEDTLQLEIEGCKEEIASFSSLKTELERIKAEKEQLQSSLAEKTETLASIQSLKTSLEQQLKEVTSAKGALESQVLDEKDKAQRLQTELDVSEHVQKDFVKLSQTLQVQLERIRQAESLDRIKAILNDTNLTDINQLPDT; from the exons aggagctgaagaggcagaaatTGGCGCTGGAGAACTCCCATACCGAGCTGAGCTCGGTTGAGGCCCAGCTGGCTCAGGCCCGGGCCGAGATCGAGACCATCAAAGCCGTGGCGACTGTGTCGGAAAACACCAAGCAGGAGGCGATCGACCAGGTCCGCAGCCAGTGGCAGGAGGAAGTGGCTTCTCTGCAGGCCATCATGAAAG ACACGGTGTGCGAATATGAGGTCCAGTTCCACCAGCGCCTGGAGCAGGAGCGAGCCCAGTGGAACCAGTACCGAGAGGCCATGGAGCGGGAGCTGGGAGACCTGAGGCGGCGCCTCACTGAgggtcaggaggaggagaacctggaggacGAGATGAAGAAA GCTCAGGAGGACGCGGAGAAGCTCCGCTCGGTGGTCATGCCcatggagcaggagatcacCGCCCTGAAGGCGAAGCTGAGCACCGCCGAGGAGAGGgtgaaggagctggaggcctCGAAG gtgAAGGAGCTGAATCACGTCCTGGAGGCTGAGAAGTCGTGTCGTACGGACCTGGAGATGTACGTGGCTGTGCTGAACACCCAGAAGTCCGTCCTGCAGGAAGACGCTGAGAAACTACGGAAAGAGCTTCATGATG TCTGCCACAAGTTGGAGCTGGAGCGGCAGCAGCACAACCAGCTGAAACAGACGTGGCAGCGAGCCAACGACCAGTTCCTGGAGTCCCAGCGCCTCCTCATGAGGGACATGCAGAGGATAGAGAGCGTCCTGTCCTCCGAGCAGCTCCGCCaggtggaggagatgaagaagaaaGACCAG GAGGAGGACGAGAAGGAGCGTCTGAGCCAGGTGAAGGACCTGCAGGAGGACGACGGCGGAGACAACACCGAGCCTCTGGAGGACTTCCTCCGGCTGAGCATCGAGGAG cCTCACACCAACCACAGCGCCCACGGTTCAATGCACTCGTTAGACGCTGACGTCGTGGCCGGGGGCCCCACGGACACCTACAAGGACAACCTGCGGAGGGTCCAGTCCACGGACAGCCTCGGCTCGTCGCTGTCTTCCCAGCAGGGCCTCGGCGGTCACAACCACAAGGCCAAGTCGGCCAGCAACCTGGACGAGTCGGACTTTGGGCCCCTGGTCGGGGCCGACTGCGGGGCGACGGACACTAGTTTTGGTGAGACTTCGTCCATCAGCTCCATCAAGCTGACGGCGAGTCACTTCCTGCTGACTAAAGACCAGGAGAAGGCGATCAAAGCCATGACGCCGGAGCAGGAGGAGACGGCGTCGCTGCTGTCCAGCATCTCTCACGCTCCGGACAGCGCTTACTTACCGCCTGCAGGCTACCGGCTCGTCAGCGACACCGAGTGGAACCTGCTGCAGCAAGAG GTGAAAAATGCGGGCAGGAAGCTTGGCCGGCGCTGCGACATGTGCTCGAACTACGAGAAGCAGCTGCAGGCCATTCAGGGACAGGAGGCCGAGACGCGAGACCAG GTGAAGAAGCTGCAGGTCATGCTGCGTCAGGCCAACGATCAGCTGGAGAGGACGATGACGGAGAAACAGAATCTGGAAGAATCGGTGAAAGCAGGGAACGAGGAAACCGCCGCTAAG GTGTCGGGCCTCATGCAGAGAGTCCAGGAATCAGAAACGCTGCTCAGCACACTACAGCAGGCCTTCGGCGAGGCTAAAAGGAACACGCAGGAGCAGATG GCGGTGCTGGTGAAGTCCAGAGAGCAGGTGGCAGACGAGCTCAGTCGACTGCAGAGAGACAACGAGAGCCTGCAGGGGAAACACCGGCTGCACGTGGAGCTTCAGCAGCAAGAGGACTTCCAGATGCCCAACGCTGTGCAG GAGCTGCAGGGCCTGGTGCTGCAGCTGCGCGACGACACGGTGGCGCTGCGGACGTCGGCGGATCACGtggaggagaagctgaaggCCGAGATCCTGTTCCTGAAGGAGCAGATCCAGGCGGAGCAGTGCCTGAAGGAGAACCTGGAGGACACGCTGCAGCTGGAGATCGAGGGCTGTAAGGAGGAAATCG CGTCCTTCTCCAGTCTGAAGACGGAGCTAGagagaataaaagcagaaaaggagCAG ctgcagAGCAGTTTAGCTGAGAAGACGGAGACTCTGGCGAGCATCCAGAGCCTGAAGACGAGCCTAGAGCAGCAGCTTAAAGAGGTCACCAGTGCGAAG GGCGCGCTGGAAAGCCAGGTCCTCGATGAGAAGGACAAAGCCCAGCGGCTGCAGACGGAGCTGGACGTCAGCGAGCACGTTCAGAAGGACTTCGTCAAACTCTCTCAGACTCTTCAG GTACAGCTGGAGCGAATACGACAGGCGGAGTCACTGGACCGGATCAAAGCGATCCTCAACGACACCAACCTGACTGACATCAACCAGCTTCCAGACACatga